A stretch of the Clostridium fungisolvens genome encodes the following:
- a CDS encoding spore coat protein CotJB encodes MEQKKLLCMIQQVGFYLVDLSLYLDTHPDCKDALERLNYLSVKLKALRKEYVSNYGPLTNFGLEPAECWDQWVSEPWPWEREAN; translated from the coding sequence ATGGAACAAAAGAAATTACTTTGCATGATTCAACAAGTAGGCTTCTACTTAGTAGATCTTAGTCTTTACCTAGATACTCATCCTGATTGTAAAGATGCTTTAGAACGATTGAATTACCTTTCTGTAAAACTTAAAGCACTAAGAAAAGAATATGTATCAAACTATGGTCCTCTAACCAACTTTGGTCTTGAACCAGCTGAATGCTGGGATCAATGGGTTTCAGAACCATGGCCATGGGAAAGAGAAGCAAATTAA
- the cax gene encoding calcium/proton exchanger, which translates to MNKLYYLLIFIPISFLSKEVFHLSPILTFIFTALAIIPLAGLMGEATEELSVYLGSRLGGFLNATFGNATELILAIFSLKAGLLEVVKASIAGSIIGNILLVLGASMFIGGTKFKVQKFSKNSINFSLSMLTFAIIGVIIPAAFTDNITVADVNPMKYENLSVLIAVIMLLIYISSLYFSFFTHKDIFGTEHEALTGKWSKKKSIMVLVVATIFVAFESEFLVSSIEPMTEQLHLSNLFVGLIILPIIGNAAEHSTAIVTALKNKMDISVEIAIGSSLQIILFVAPVLVLLSLVFTPMALIFNKYELISLVLAVIIANKVAYDGESNWLEGLQLMSVYLIVAVACFIVG; encoded by the coding sequence ATGAATAAATTATATTATTTGCTTATTTTTATACCAATTTCTTTTTTATCAAAAGAAGTTTTTCATCTAAGTCCAATACTAACTTTTATATTTACAGCCTTAGCAATAATACCGCTAGCTGGACTTATGGGAGAGGCAACAGAGGAGTTGTCGGTATATCTTGGATCAAGACTGGGAGGATTTCTAAATGCTACTTTTGGAAATGCTACTGAGTTAATACTTGCTATATTTTCGCTTAAGGCAGGATTGTTAGAAGTAGTTAAAGCATCTATCGCAGGATCAATAATAGGAAATATTTTACTGGTACTTGGAGCAAGCATGTTTATTGGAGGAACTAAGTTTAAGGTGCAAAAATTCTCCAAAAACAGTATTAATTTTTCATTGAGTATGCTTACCTTCGCAATAATAGGCGTAATAATACCTGCAGCATTTACAGATAATATAACTGTAGCTGATGTTAATCCTATGAAATATGAGAATCTCAGTGTTTTAATAGCAGTTATAATGCTGCTTATATATATAAGCAGTTTGTACTTTTCGTTTTTTACACACAAAGATATATTTGGAACTGAGCATGAAGCTCTTACAGGAAAATGGAGCAAGAAAAAAAGCATAATGGTATTGGTAGTTGCAACTATATTTGTTGCTTTTGAAAGTGAGTTTCTTGTATCAAGTATAGAACCGATGACGGAACAACTACATTTAAGTAATTTATTTGTTGGACTTATAATACTTCCTATAATAGGAAATGCAGCGGAGCATTCAACTGCTATAGTTACGGCTCTAAAGAACAAGATGGATATATCAGTAGAGATAGCTATCGGATCAAGCCTACAAATAATCCTTTTTGTCGCTCCGGTGTTAGTACTATTGAGCTTAGTATTCACACCTATGGCTTTAATTTTCAATAAATATGAATTGATTTCTCTAGTGTTAGCCGTTATAATTGCAAATAAGGTTGCTTATGATGGAGAGTCTAACTGGCTTGAAGGACTTCAATTGATGAGTGTGTACTTAATAGTTGCAGTGGCATGTTTTATAGTGGGATAA
- a CDS encoding homocysteine synthase, with protein sequence MSEERSLKFDTLQVHAGQEADPTTGSRAVPIYQTTSYVFNSVEHGANLFGLKETGNIYTRIMNPTTDVFEKRIAALEGGIAALAVASGSAAITYAIINIAEAGDEIVAASTLYGGTYNLFGATLPRYGIKTVFVNPDDPENFRNAITEKTKALYIESIGNPGINLVDIEAVAAVAHENGIPLIVDNTFGTPYLIRPIEFGADIVVHSATKFIGGHGTSIGGVIIDAGKFDWVASGKFKGLTEPDESYHGIRFAQDVGAAAYVTKARVQLLRDTGAAISPFNSFLFIQGLETLSLRVERHVSNTKKIVEFLSKHPLVSWVSYPGLEGNKYNELAKKYFPKGAGSIFTFGIKGGTEEGKIFIESLKIFSHLANVADAKSLVIHPASTTHAQLNEEQQFSAGVTPDLIRLSIGIEDADDLIYDLDQALNKIVK encoded by the coding sequence ATGAGTGAAGAAAGAAGTTTAAAATTTGATACATTACAGGTACATGCAGGTCAAGAAGCAGATCCAACAACAGGATCAAGAGCAGTTCCAATATATCAGACAACATCATATGTATTTAACAGTGTTGAACATGGGGCTAATCTGTTTGGATTAAAAGAAACTGGAAATATATATACTAGAATAATGAATCCAACTACAGATGTTTTTGAAAAGAGAATAGCAGCACTAGAGGGTGGAATAGCAGCACTTGCAGTTGCATCAGGTTCAGCGGCTATAACATATGCTATTATAAACATTGCTGAAGCAGGTGATGAAATAGTTGCGGCTAGTACATTATACGGAGGAACATACAATTTATTTGGAGCTACCCTTCCTAGATATGGTATAAAGACAGTGTTTGTAAATCCAGATGATCCAGAAAACTTTAGAAATGCGATTACAGAAAAAACAAAAGCACTTTATATTGAAAGTATAGGTAACCCTGGAATAAACCTTGTTGATATAGAAGCTGTTGCAGCTGTTGCTCATGAAAATGGAATTCCACTAATCGTTGATAATACTTTTGGTACACCATATCTAATAAGACCAATCGAGTTTGGAGCTGATATAGTAGTACATTCTGCTACTAAGTTTATAGGTGGACATGGAACTTCAATCGGAGGAGTAATAATAGATGCTGGAAAGTTTGATTGGGTAGCAAGTGGGAAATTTAAAGGTCTTACAGAGCCGGACGAAAGCTATCATGGTATAAGGTTCGCACAAGATGTAGGAGCTGCTGCTTATGTTACTAAAGCTAGGGTTCAATTGTTGAGAGATACTGGAGCTGCAATAAGCCCATTTAACTCTTTCTTATTCATTCAAGGACTTGAAACATTATCTTTAAGAGTTGAAAGACATGTTTCTAATACTAAGAAGATAGTAGAATTTTTAAGCAAACATCCTCTAGTTTCTTGGGTTAGCTATCCAGGATTAGAAGGAAACAAATATAATGAGCTTGCTAAAAAGTACTTCCCTAAGGGAGCAGGGTCAATATTTACTTTTGGTATAAAAGGTGGAACTGAAGAAGGAAAGATTTTTATTGAAAGTCTTAAAATCTTCTCACATCTTGCAAATGTTGCAGATGCTAAATCATTAGTAATACATCCAGCTAGTACAACACATGCTCAATTAAATGAAGAACAACAATTTTCTGCAGGAGTAACTCCAGATCTAATAAGGTTATCTATCGGAATTGAAGATGCAGATGATTTAATATATGATTTAGACCAAGCCTTAAATAAGATAGTTAAATAG
- a CDS encoding lactonase family protein, producing the protein MSINNDKSLVYVGTYTYGDSKGIYSFEFDHKNHQISNLQPVATLAHPTYVITCKERNLLYAVLKQQDFGGVRAFKMNNDATLTELNTFLDEGKSPCHLSFDNDYKYVFAGNYHEATITVLPIKEDGTLSTPTSVIKHTGDGSGIVADRQEKPHVHYCYLTPSEKHLAVVDLGRDTITFYPFDKNTGVLDEHNKKVIQSEPGSGPRHLIFHKEFNFFYVINELNANVDVYSYEDNELVITKLQTINSLPKDYEGHNLGAAIRICPNGKFLYTSNRGSDTISIFAIDGRSGLLTFVDYISTFGEGPRDFSFDPSGNFLIAANQNTNSIILYKSNADTGLLEKLECDLSVPNPVCISIINN; encoded by the coding sequence ATGAGTATAAACAATGATAAGTCACTAGTTTATGTAGGCACGTACACATATGGTGATAGTAAAGGAATATATTCCTTTGAATTCGATCATAAAAATCATCAAATAAGCAATCTACAGCCAGTTGCTACACTTGCACACCCTACATACGTCATTACTTGCAAAGAAAGAAATCTATTATACGCTGTGTTGAAACAACAAGATTTCGGTGGAGTTAGAGCTTTCAAGATGAACAATGATGCTACTCTTACTGAATTAAATACTTTTTTGGATGAAGGAAAATCCCCTTGTCATCTTTCCTTTGATAACGACTATAAATATGTCTTTGCTGGAAATTATCATGAAGCTACTATAACAGTACTTCCTATAAAAGAGGACGGTACTCTCTCAACCCCTACATCAGTTATCAAACATACTGGGGATGGCTCTGGGATAGTTGCTGATCGTCAAGAAAAACCTCATGTTCATTATTGCTATCTTACTCCTAGTGAAAAACATCTAGCAGTTGTTGATCTTGGAAGAGACACTATAACCTTTTATCCATTTGATAAAAATACTGGTGTATTGGACGAGCACAACAAAAAAGTTATACAATCGGAACCTGGTTCTGGTCCACGTCATCTAATATTTCACAAGGAATTTAACTTCTTTTATGTTATAAATGAACTTAATGCTAATGTGGATGTATACAGCTATGAAGATAATGAACTAGTTATAACAAAGCTACAGACAATTAACTCTCTTCCAAAAGATTACGAAGGACATAATCTTGGTGCAGCAATAAGAATTTGTCCTAATGGAAAGTTTTTATATACTTCAAATAGAGGTAGCGACACCATCTCTATTTTTGCAATTGATGGCCGCTCAGGCTTACTTACTTTTGTTGATTATATATCAACCTTTGGAGAAGGCCCAAGAGATTTTTCCTTTGATCCAAGTGGAAATTTCTTAATAGCAGCTAATCAAAACACAAATTCAATAATTTTATATAAATCAAACGCTGATACTGGCTTATTAGAAAAGCTTGAATGTGATTTAAGTGTGCCTAATCCAGTTTGTATATCGATAATAAACAACTAA
- the mnmA gene encoding tRNA 2-thiouridine(34) synthase MnmA: MTKDPKDTRVVVGMSGGVDSSVAALLLKKQGYEVIGVFMKNWDEEDESGVCTAVDDYDDVRRVCQKLEIPYYTVNFVREYWNKVFQYFLSEYKKGRTPNPDVMCNKEIKFKAFLEFAMKVGADYIAMGHYAQVDFKDGEYRLLRGNDSNKDQTYFLCELNQYQLSKSMFPIGHLNKSEVRKIAKENGLATADKKDSTGVCFIGERDFDKFLDNYLPAKSGKIMTFDGEIKGEHFGLMHYTLGQRKGLGIGGEGEPWFVAEKDLQNNILYVVQGEKNPKLYSYGLMATDINWISDKAKLDSFRCTAKFRYRQKDQDVTVYIKENDCCVVEFNEPQKAITPGQVVVFYDEDKCLGGGIIDNTFKNEEELKRYI, translated from the coding sequence ATGACAAAGGATCCAAAGGATACAAGAGTGGTTGTGGGTATGTCAGGTGGAGTAGATTCTTCTGTTGCAGCGCTGTTACTAAAAAAGCAAGGCTACGAGGTTATCGGGGTTTTTATGAAAAACTGGGATGAAGAAGATGAAAGTGGTGTATGTACAGCAGTAGATGATTATGATGATGTTAGAAGAGTGTGTCAGAAACTTGAAATACCTTACTATACAGTTAATTTTGTAAGAGAGTATTGGAATAAAGTGTTTCAATATTTCTTGTCTGAATATAAAAAAGGAAGGACACCCAATCCTGATGTAATGTGTAATAAGGAGATAAAGTTCAAAGCTTTCCTTGAATTTGCTATGAAGGTAGGAGCGGACTATATTGCAATGGGTCACTATGCTCAAGTTGATTTTAAAGATGGAGAATATAGATTACTTAGGGGAAATGATTCCAATAAAGATCAAACATATTTTCTTTGTGAACTTAATCAATATCAATTGTCTAAAAGTATGTTTCCTATAGGACATCTTAATAAATCAGAAGTAAGAAAAATAGCTAAGGAAAATGGACTCGCTACTGCAGATAAAAAAGATAGTACTGGAGTATGCTTTATAGGAGAGCGTGATTTTGATAAGTTCTTAGATAATTATCTCCCTGCTAAGAGTGGAAAGATTATGACTTTTGATGGAGAGATAAAAGGAGAACATTTCGGATTAATGCATTATACCTTAGGGCAGAGAAAAGGGCTAGGAATAGGTGGAGAAGGAGAGCCTTGGTTTGTGGCTGAAAAAGATCTACAAAACAATATCTTATATGTAGTTCAAGGGGAGAAAAATCCTAAGTTATATTCATATGGACTTATGGCTACTGATATTAATTGGATAAGCGATAAAGCAAAATTAGATAGTTTTAGGTGTACAGCCAAGTTTAGGTATAGACAAAAGGATCAAGATGTAACAGTTTATATAAAAGAAAATGATTGTTGTGTAGTGGAATTTAACGAACCACAGAAGGCTATAACACCAGGTCAAGTTGTTGTGTTCTATGATGAAGATAAATGTCTTGGTGGAGGAATAATAGATAATACCTTCAAAAATGAAGAGGAATTGAAAAGATATATTTAG
- a CDS encoding spore coat associated protein CotJA, translating into MSDVFKMKDELKLDYAEAYVLPQPFKDLYDIKTAFGRGTIFNDLYRPYEKKKHGREY; encoded by the coding sequence ATGAGTGACGTATTTAAGATGAAAGATGAGCTTAAGCTAGACTATGCAGAAGCTTATGTATTACCTCAACCATTTAAAGATCTATATGATATAAAGACCGCTTTTGGACGTGGCACTATATTCAATGATTTATATAGACCTTATGAAAAGAAGAAACATGGGAGGGAGTACTAA
- the aspD gene encoding aspartate 4-decarboxylase yields the protein MDNFNVQREELERIYGKISPFEFKNRLISLANGQKEKSAHTLLDAGRGNPNWTAATPREAFFTFGLFAVQETRNTWCEGDLAGMPRRQGIADRFYNYVKSNSTLPGIDLLKRIIDYGIVEKGFDPDSWVQELADGIIGDNYPSPDRMLVHIEQIVNSYLVQEMCYNKPPEGIFNIFAVEGATAAMCYIFDSLIANELLARGDKIALMTPIFTPYLEIPLLPRYNFEVIKIRATELTEDGTHTWQYPKDELEKLKDKSIKALFVVNPSNPPSVAIKNESVKVIMDIVNNHNPNLMIISDDVYSTFVPKFRSLMADLPYNTIGVYSFSKYFGVTGWRLGTIALHERNVFDKLLRMHPEFIKEELRQRYGDLSSDPDNVLFIDRIVADSRQVALNHTAGLSTPQQVQMAFFCAFSLLDDKNVYKQQTIDICHRRQKLLFDGLGLDLRKDPYDAAYYTEFDLLEWACHYYGDEFAEYLQKNHKPIDILFRLAEESSIVLLSGSGFHGPEWSIRISLANLSDESYSRIGEVLHKVLDEYVHSWQHSFSHV from the coding sequence ATGGATAATTTTAATGTACAAAGAGAGGAACTAGAAAGAATTTATGGAAAAATTAGTCCTTTTGAATTTAAAAACAGACTTATCAGCTTAGCAAACGGACAAAAGGAAAAAAGTGCTCATACACTATTAGATGCAGGAAGAGGTAATCCAAACTGGACTGCTGCTACTCCTAGAGAAGCATTTTTCACCTTTGGATTATTTGCTGTTCAAGAAACAAGAAATACTTGGTGTGAAGGTGATCTAGCTGGAATGCCTAGACGTCAAGGAATTGCAGATCGTTTTTACAATTATGTAAAATCTAATTCAACCTTACCAGGAATAGATCTATTAAAACGAATTATAGATTATGGCATAGTTGAAAAAGGATTTGATCCAGATAGCTGGGTTCAAGAACTTGCTGATGGAATAATAGGTGATAACTACCCTTCACCAGACAGAATGCTTGTTCATATTGAACAGATTGTTAACTCCTATTTAGTTCAAGAGATGTGTTATAATAAGCCACCAGAAGGCATATTTAACATCTTCGCTGTAGAAGGTGCGACTGCTGCTATGTGTTATATATTTGATTCTCTTATAGCAAATGAACTGTTGGCAAGAGGTGATAAAATAGCTTTAATGACACCGATCTTTACTCCATATTTGGAGATTCCACTTTTGCCTAGATATAATTTTGAGGTTATTAAAATAAGAGCTACAGAACTTACTGAAGACGGCACACATACATGGCAATACCCTAAGGATGAACTAGAAAAACTGAAAGATAAATCCATAAAAGCCTTGTTTGTAGTTAACCCTAGTAACCCACCTTCAGTGGCTATTAAAAATGAATCAGTTAAAGTGATAATGGACATTGTGAATAATCATAATCCTAATCTTATGATTATATCTGATGATGTATATAGTACTTTTGTTCCTAAATTCCGTTCATTAATGGCTGACTTGCCTTATAACACCATTGGTGTTTATTCGTTTTCTAAATATTTTGGAGTAACTGGCTGGAGGCTAGGAACCATAGCATTACATGAAAGAAATGTTTTTGATAAGCTATTAAGAATGCATCCAGAATTTATAAAAGAAGAACTTAGACAAAGATACGGAGATTTATCTTCTGATCCAGATAATGTCCTATTCATTGACAGAATAGTTGCTGACAGTAGGCAAGTGGCACTGAATCATACAGCTGGGCTTTCTACACCTCAACAGGTTCAAATGGCATTTTTCTGTGCATTTTCCTTGTTAGATGATAAAAATGTGTATAAACAACAAACAATTGATATATGCCACAGACGCCAAAAACTACTTTTTGATGGCTTAGGTCTTGACCTTAGAAAAGATCCTTATGATGCTGCCTATTACACAGAATTCGATTTATTAGAGTGGGCTTGTCATTATTACGGAGATGAGTTTGCCGAATACCTTCAAAAAAATCATAAACCAATAGATATTTTGTTCCGTTTAGCTGAAGAATCTTCTATAGTACTTTTAAGTGGAAGTGGCTTTCACGGTCCTGAATGGTCCATTAGAATTTCACTTGCTAATCTAAGCGATGAGTCTTACTCACGAATAGGTGAAGTACTACACAAAGTTTTAGATGAATACGTACATTCATGGCAACATTCATTTTCACATGTGTAG
- a CDS encoding glycoside hydrolase family 64 protein, translated as MFKKIYKTVSIFTVLLFMGLFLSGVSAKAADYTSGVSVSGTTATIWFKSNVSTTWVDVHYKINSGTQQNFRMTYNSAAGRYEQNVTVASGNVISYAFTYNNGTPAYDTAWVDYTVGSGTTNPPTTSGSIYSIAASSIPTPTVSGAVNVKVMNGTNGAYADSNIYWGVLGINPATGKWCYLDLNGNLVPISNALNDATGHLTKNGVNYANIYHKVSEANWVQMPKITSGRMFLSVGSPCYIKTYDTGFAGPNVDNTTDPNRDVYFDFVEFTVNDTGYHGNTTRVDGFGFPIQHRLVNKAGNYDKTVGELESETRSGIFTKYQSEVPTEFKSLATVQAPYRIVAPIHGSFAVGGANANYFAGYSSYSTQDILLGTNGLQQNPQICAAINRHVYTDTANWNNPTAYYKASPANYYAKFWHDHSINSLAYGFCYDDVNQQAAYLEVGDPKGLIIRVGW; from the coding sequence ATGTTCAAAAAGATTTATAAAACAGTATCAATATTTACTGTTCTACTTTTCATGGGATTATTTTTATCTGGTGTGAGTGCTAAGGCAGCAGATTATACAAGCGGTGTAAGTGTATCAGGAACCACTGCTACTATTTGGTTCAAGTCGAATGTAAGTACTACATGGGTAGATGTACACTATAAGATAAATTCAGGAACTCAACAAAACTTTAGAATGACTTATAACAGCGCAGCAGGCAGATATGAGCAAAACGTCACAGTTGCATCAGGAAATGTTATATCTTATGCATTTACTTACAACAATGGGACACCAGCATATGATACAGCATGGGTTGACTATACCGTAGGATCAGGTACTACTAATCCTCCTACAACAAGTGGTTCAATATACTCAATTGCAGCTTCTTCAATACCAACACCGACTGTAAGTGGTGCAGTTAATGTTAAGGTTATGAATGGAACAAATGGAGCATATGCAGATAGTAATATATATTGGGGTGTATTAGGAATAAACCCTGCTACAGGAAAATGGTGTTACTTAGATTTGAATGGTAACTTAGTACCAATATCAAATGCATTAAATGATGCTACAGGTCACTTAACAAAGAACGGCGTTAATTATGCTAATATTTATCACAAAGTAAGTGAAGCAAACTGGGTACAAATGCCTAAGATAACATCAGGAAGAATGTTCTTAAGCGTTGGTTCACCATGTTATATAAAGACTTATGATACAGGTTTTGCAGGTCCTAACGTAGACAATACTACAGATCCAAATAGAGATGTATATTTTGATTTTGTCGAATTTACAGTAAATGATACTGGATATCATGGAAATACAACAAGAGTTGATGGTTTTGGATTCCCAATCCAACACAGATTAGTTAATAAAGCTGGTAACTATGATAAAACTGTTGGTGAACTAGAGTCAGAAACTAGATCAGGAATATTTACAAAATACCAAAGTGAAGTTCCAACAGAATTTAAGTCTTTAGCTACAGTTCAAGCACCATATAGAATTGTTGCCCCAATCCATGGTTCATTTGCAGTAGGTGGAGCAAATGCTAACTACTTTGCAGGATATTCAAGCTATTCAACACAAGATATATTACTAGGAACAAATGGATTACAACAAAATCCTCAAATATGTGCTGCAATAAACAGACATGTATATACTGATACCGCAAATTGGAATAATCCAACTGCATACTATAAAGCTTCTCCAGCAAATTACTATGCTAAATTCTGGCATGATCACAGCATAAATAGTCTTGCATATGGCTTCTGTTATGATGATGTTAATCAACAAGCAGCTTACCTTGAAGTAGGAGATCCTAAAGGATTAATAATCAGAGTTGGCTGGTAA
- a CDS encoding manganese catalase family protein has protein sequence MWYYEKRLEYPVDIKTPDLKTAKIIMTQLGGPDGELSASIRYLSQRYTMPTGKTKGLLTDIGTEELAHLEIVSSMIYQLTRKATPEEIKAEGFDSYYVVHGTAAYPSDPNGIPWTGAYIQATTDPIADLHEDMAAEQKARAAYERLIQLIDDKDVLDVLYFLREREVVHFQRFGEALVQVQEHCKK, from the coding sequence ATGTGGTATTATGAAAAAAGATTAGAATATCCCGTAGATATTAAAACCCCTGATTTGAAGACAGCAAAGATTATTATGACTCAATTAGGTGGTCCTGATGGCGAACTTAGTGCTTCTATCAGATACTTAAGCCAAAGATATACAATGCCTACTGGGAAAACAAAAGGATTGTTAACTGATATCGGAACTGAAGAATTGGCTCATTTAGAAATCGTTTCTTCAATGATTTATCAACTTACTAGAAAGGCTACCCCAGAAGAAATAAAAGCTGAAGGTTTTGATTCTTACTATGTTGTACATGGCACAGCTGCCTACCCTTCTGATCCAAATGGTATTCCATGGACTGGCGCATATATACAAGCAACTACTGATCCAATAGCTGACTTACATGAAGATATGGCTGCTGAGCAAAAAGCAAGAGCTGCTTATGAAAGATTAATTCAATTAATCGATGATAAAGACGTACTTGACGTACTATATTTCTTAAGAGAAAGAGAAGTTGTACACTTCCAAAGATTCGGGGAAGCATTAGTACAAGTTCAGGAGCACTGTAAAAAGTAG